One genomic segment of Candidatus Syntrophosphaera sp. includes these proteins:
- a CDS encoding IS630 family transposase has product IWALSGKPLQIKVKQAYQNFYIYGAVEPKTGENFSLFLPWVNTEMMNLYLEQMSPAYENEEIVIIMDQAGWHKSRELVVPGNIEIIYLPPYSPELNPIERLWKYLKTNYIHNRLFDSLKQMMDQMVCVFEALDDDTVASLSHCSYLYL; this is encoded by the coding sequence GAATCTGGGCATTGTCAGGAAAGCCACTCCAGATAAAAGTCAAGCAAGCCTATCAGAATTTCTACATATATGGCGCTGTTGAACCAAAGACCGGTGAGAACTTTTCATTGTTTCTACCTTGGGTAAATACTGAAATGATGAATCTGTATCTGGAACAAATGAGCCCTGCCTATGAAAATGAAGAGATTGTCATCATCATGGATCAAGCAGGCTGGCATAAATCGAGAGAACTTGTAGTACCCGGCAATATTGAAATCATATACCTTCCCCCATATTCACCAGAGCTAAATCCAATTGAACGATTATGGAAGTACCTGAAAACCAACTATATACATAATCGCTTATTTGATTCGCTCAAGCAAATGATGGATCAAATGGTCTGTGTCTTTGAGGCGTTGGATGACGATACAGTAGCATCTTTGAGTCACTGCAGCTATCTTTATTTATGA